A window of the Microscilla marina ATCC 23134 genome harbors these coding sequences:
- a CDS encoding RDD family protein: MCRQLTCCAYPTSIPDAFRTVIFWGKQYFSQPLAIIVGGILLLDYCLAFAVPGRQTLHDLLAGTYAITRESFYAEYNNKNPYLMNIIGETVLLKNYRSNSILATSFPQKAVVKAYVKLDNDRLNMFLLELTRQVKLEGRNIMSNHLVIQLQDEHSSLRSGRNQVVYLLAPPANIDFEARYELTENELLFLDFVVVE, from the coding sequence CTGCTGTGCATATCCTACCTCTATTCCTGACGCTTTCCGAACGGTGATATTTTGGGGCAAGCAATACTTTTCTCAGCCCTTGGCAATCATTGTAGGAGGCATTTTATTATTAGACTACTGTCTTGCTTTTGCAGTGCCAGGGCGACAAACTTTACACGACCTTTTGGCGGGTACTTATGCCATTACCAGAGAATCGTTTTATGCAGAGTATAACAACAAAAACCCTTATTTGATGAATATTATAGGGGAAACTGTTTTACTCAAAAACTATCGTTCAAATAGTATCCTGGCAACAAGCTTTCCTCAAAAGGCAGTAGTAAAAGCTTATGTCAAACTAGACAATGATCGGCTGAATATGTTTTTGCTGGAGTTGACAAGGCAGGTAAAGCTGGAGGGGCGCAATATTATGAGCAATCACTTGGTGATACAGCTGCAGGACGAGCACTCCTCTTTGCGTTCGGGGCGTAATCAAGTGGTGTATTTGCTGGCGCCTCCGGCAAACATTGATTTTGAGGCACGCTATGAGCTTACCGAAAACGAATTATTGTTTCTGGACTTTGTGGTGGTAGAATAA
- a CDS encoding protein kinase domain-containing protein encodes MKFTRFGCILCQIQFNRIKMLKGDNINGYVVMQNFTTAGGGLSKWTFAQKSGKVYFLKEFLSPKYPTPDAPGSEKSKQRKLKECQKFEKHHQGLIQEVNEKCGIGGNLVFTVDFFRHKTKYYKVTEKIDVASLSVAEIASLPLANRILILKTIAHSLNVLHNAQIVHGDLKPDNILIKRSKTGSYTAKLIDFDNSYFSEHPPEITEDVVGDMAFYSPELALYIKEDPAVTPGDLTTKSDIFALGLLYALYLTGKMPEFDHEAYTYAGIAAIADKQIVLTATDLPDKLNNLVTRMLQTNYHKRPGIGEVFNTLKTMDLGKETFEADKTAKKTSGLSLKGNLLAKKETGGKEATTPLPRKKPGATGEKTVGGLRGKGLSIRKKKD; translated from the coding sequence ATGAAATTTACTAGGTTTGGTTGTATTTTGTGCCAAATTCAATTTAATAGAATAAAAATGCTCAAAGGTGATAATATTAATGGATATGTTGTAATGCAAAACTTTACTACTGCAGGTGGTGGGTTGAGCAAGTGGACTTTTGCCCAAAAGAGTGGTAAGGTATATTTTTTAAAAGAGTTTTTATCGCCCAAGTATCCCACACCCGATGCGCCAGGGAGCGAAAAGTCGAAACAACGGAAACTGAAAGAGTGCCAAAAGTTTGAAAAGCATCATCAGGGTTTAATCCAGGAGGTAAACGAGAAATGCGGCATAGGAGGGAACCTGGTATTTACGGTCGATTTTTTCAGGCATAAAACCAAGTATTACAAAGTGACCGAAAAGATAGATGTAGCTTCGTTGTCTGTTGCCGAAATAGCTTCATTGCCTTTGGCAAACCGTATACTAATACTGAAAACCATTGCCCATAGCCTCAATGTATTGCACAATGCCCAAATAGTGCATGGTGACCTGAAGCCTGACAACATTTTGATTAAGAGGAGCAAAACCGGGAGCTATACGGCAAAATTGATTGATTTTGATAATAGTTATTTTTCTGAACACCCTCCCGAAATTACCGAAGATGTAGTAGGTGATATGGCGTTTTATTCACCCGAATTGGCTTTATATATCAAAGAAGACCCTGCCGTAACCCCTGGCGACTTGACTACCAAGTCTGATATTTTTGCTTTGGGGCTTTTGTATGCGTTGTATCTCACCGGAAAAATGCCTGAATTTGACCACGAGGCGTATACTTATGCAGGAATAGCTGCTATTGCTGACAAACAAATTGTTTTGACAGCAACCGATTTGCCAGATAAACTCAACAATTTGGTTACCCGCATGCTACAAACCAATTACCATAAGCGCCCTGGTATAGGAGAGGTTTTTAATACACTCAAAACGATGGATTTGGGCAAAGAAACTTTTGAAGCCGATAAAACAGCAAAAAAGACCAGTGGGCTGAGTTTAAAAGGAAATTTATTGGCTAAAAAAGAAACAGGAGGGAAGGAGGCTACTACTCCGTTGCCACGCAAAAAACCAGGTGCTACAGGCGAAAAAACTGTGGGAGGCTTGAGGGGGAAAGGCTTGAGTATTAGGAAGAAAAAAGATTAA